The following proteins come from a genomic window of Paramicrobacterium humi:
- a CDS encoding GntR family transcriptional regulator encodes MASETSAQLTASGSDTALADQISAEILRWIVDEDLPAGFRLTERAVAERFKVSRSPSRRALQRLQRDGHIDRTDTGRYVVSATRPNVVGHSVDEAATDEDLYLRVARERLEGALPERISQSALARRYDLSPSRAGALLQRLSMEGWAAPLPGHGWEFLPVLTSIGSYQASYRFRLIVEPMAVLEPTFELDRVELLKRRDEQQQLVDGDITRVTPSEHFELNAAFHATLARCSRNEFVIESLARVNRLRRLIEYRQALVPERAVIRCREHVAIADLVLAGKLDAASGALRDHISSAAEEKSVDRAR; translated from the coding sequence ATGGCTTCGGAGACATCCGCGCAATTGACCGCGTCGGGAAGCGATACGGCACTTGCCGACCAGATCAGCGCCGAGATCCTGCGCTGGATCGTTGACGAGGACCTGCCGGCCGGCTTCCGCCTGACCGAGCGTGCGGTCGCAGAGCGGTTCAAAGTGTCGCGATCGCCGAGCCGGCGAGCTCTGCAGCGACTGCAGCGGGACGGGCACATCGATCGGACCGACACCGGTCGATATGTGGTGTCCGCTACTCGCCCGAACGTCGTCGGCCACAGCGTCGATGAGGCGGCGACGGACGAGGACCTCTATTTGCGCGTCGCACGCGAGCGGCTGGAAGGTGCGCTCCCTGAGCGGATCTCGCAATCGGCGCTCGCGCGGCGATACGACCTCAGCCCATCGCGAGCGGGGGCGCTGCTGCAGCGACTCTCGATGGAGGGCTGGGCGGCGCCGTTGCCGGGTCATGGCTGGGAGTTCTTGCCCGTGCTCACCTCGATCGGCTCGTACCAGGCCAGCTACCGCTTCCGCCTCATCGTCGAGCCGATGGCGGTTCTCGAGCCGACGTTCGAGCTCGATCGCGTCGAGCTGCTCAAACGGCGCGATGAGCAGCAGCAGCTCGTAGACGGGGACATCACTCGCGTCACCCCTTCCGAGCATTTCGAGCTGAACGCGGCATTCCACGCCACTCTCGCGCGCTGCAGTCGCAACGAGTTCGTGATCGAGAGCCTTGCTCGCGTGAACCGGCTGCGTCGACTGATCGAATACCGGCAGGCGCTCGTTCCCGAACGGGCGGTGATCCGCTGCCGGGAGCACGTGGCGATCGCTGATCTCGTCCTCGCGGGGAAGCTCGACGCGGCAAGCGGCGCGCTCCGAGACCACATCTCGTCTGCCGCCGAAGAGAAGTCGGTGGACCGCGCGCGCTGA
- a CDS encoding amidohydrolase family protein: MTMILPSPLGAPGIIDAHVPLEQVRRDRAERVVLVQSRRGGTEQLRIALAQRGHQTARGIAQLDHVIDEEELTALVASGVRGVRLEAHAGDELAESFPRLASRVRDHNLFIDVDADARTIEQSFEVLADADVPVLLERFAGIRARSNGTVEGLLTALRLLSLGHVWITLSLPCRFGSPRDIATLLPHITSELVEFGGQRLLWGSGAVHAACHGVGPRTRANGTRRRCDAADSRRAIVNWIDDAEAARRVLVDNPERLFGFAPEPLAVPAGTRHREGAHR; the protein is encoded by the coding sequence ATGACTATGATTCTCCCTTCACCCCTTGGCGCGCCCGGCATCATCGACGCCCACGTTCCCCTCGAACAGGTGAGGCGCGACCGTGCGGAACGCGTGGTTCTCGTCCAGTCGCGGCGCGGCGGAACGGAGCAGCTCCGGATCGCGCTCGCCCAACGCGGGCACCAAACGGCCCGCGGCATAGCGCAGCTCGACCACGTGATCGACGAGGAGGAGCTCACGGCCCTTGTCGCCTCCGGAGTTCGCGGCGTACGGCTCGAGGCGCATGCGGGTGACGAGCTCGCAGAATCCTTCCCCCGGCTCGCGAGCCGGGTGCGGGACCACAATCTGTTCATCGACGTCGACGCCGACGCGCGCACGATCGAGCAGTCCTTCGAAGTTCTCGCGGATGCGGATGTGCCCGTGCTTCTCGAGCGCTTCGCCGGTATCCGCGCCCGATCCAACGGAACCGTGGAAGGGCTGCTCACGGCCCTTCGGCTGCTCAGCCTCGGACACGTCTGGATCACGCTGTCCCTGCCGTGTCGGTTCGGCTCGCCGAGAGACATCGCAACCCTACTCCCGCACATCACGAGCGAACTCGTCGAATTCGGCGGGCAGCGACTGCTGTGGGGATCCGGTGCGGTGCACGCCGCGTGCCACGGAGTCGGACCACGAACCCGAGCGAACGGAACGAGGCGGCGCTGCGATGCCGCAGACTCCCGCCGGGCGATCGTGAACTGGATCGACGACGCGGAAGCCGCCCGCAGAGTCCTCGTCGACAATCCCGAGCGATTGTTCGGTTTCGCCCCCGAACCGCTCGCCGTGCCGGCGGGCACCCGCCATCGAGAAGGAGCACACCGGTGA
- a CDS encoding NAD-dependent succinate-semialdehyde dehydrogenase produces MIVSVNPSTTHTLATFEPDDAAHVDRALEAAVSAQRAWRTRPIGERAELLRRTAAGLRDKCEQYAQLITLEMGKPIVESRAEIEKCAKTLDFYAENATGFLESQPVPSNASESSVVFEPLGLVLAIMPWNYPFWQYFRFAAPALAAGNAPVLKHANNVPQCARAVEEVLREAGAPDGLCPTLLVESDRVSGLITDDRIAAVTLTGSTEVGRIVAGRAGRALKKQVLELGGSDPFIVLADADIDEAARTAVKARFTNGGQSCVNAKRFIVEDAVADRFVDAFVENVSRLRVGDPRDEHTDIGPMARENLRDELHAQVQRTLENGRSVLKAGGAPVDGPGYFYQPTVIDHVEPGDVAFTEETFGPVAAIVRARDPEHAIDLANDTEFGLGAALWTRDLDRARSLASRIEAGAVFINGMVASDPRLPFGGIKASGYGRELGEFGLREFVNVKTVWIGPAA; encoded by the coding sequence GTGATCGTGTCCGTGAATCCGTCGACGACGCATACCCTCGCGACGTTCGAGCCCGACGACGCCGCGCACGTCGACCGGGCGCTCGAGGCCGCCGTCTCGGCGCAACGCGCCTGGCGCACCCGCCCGATCGGGGAGCGGGCAGAGCTCCTCCGCCGCACCGCCGCGGGTCTGCGTGACAAGTGTGAGCAATACGCGCAGCTGATCACACTCGAGATGGGCAAGCCGATCGTCGAGTCGCGCGCAGAGATCGAGAAATGCGCGAAGACGCTCGATTTCTACGCGGAGAACGCGACAGGATTCCTCGAGTCTCAGCCAGTGCCGTCAAACGCGAGCGAGAGCTCCGTCGTGTTCGAGCCGCTCGGTCTCGTTCTCGCGATCATGCCGTGGAACTACCCGTTCTGGCAGTACTTTCGTTTCGCGGCGCCGGCCCTTGCCGCCGGGAACGCGCCCGTGCTCAAGCACGCGAACAACGTTCCCCAGTGCGCTCGAGCGGTCGAGGAGGTGCTGCGCGAAGCCGGAGCGCCTGACGGACTGTGTCCCACGCTGCTCGTCGAATCCGATCGCGTGTCGGGCCTCATCACCGACGACCGCATCGCCGCCGTGACCCTCACCGGCTCGACCGAGGTCGGGCGGATCGTCGCGGGTCGGGCCGGCCGGGCCCTCAAGAAGCAAGTGCTCGAGCTGGGCGGTTCCGACCCCTTCATCGTGCTCGCGGATGCCGACATCGACGAAGCCGCGCGGACGGCGGTCAAGGCCCGATTCACGAATGGCGGGCAGAGCTGCGTCAACGCGAAGAGATTCATCGTCGAGGATGCTGTCGCCGACCGTTTCGTCGACGCCTTCGTCGAGAATGTCAGCAGGCTCCGCGTTGGGGATCCCCGCGACGAGCACACCGACATCGGGCCCATGGCACGGGAGAACCTGCGCGACGAGCTCCACGCGCAAGTGCAGCGAACGCTCGAGAATGGCCGCTCCGTACTCAAGGCAGGGGGAGCGCCCGTCGACGGTCCGGGCTACTTCTATCAGCCGACCGTGATCGACCACGTCGAGCCCGGCGACGTCGCATTCACGGAGGAGACCTTCGGCCCCGTCGCCGCCATCGTGCGGGCACGGGACCCCGAACACGCCATCGACCTGGCGAACGACACCGAGTTCGGCCTGGGAGCGGCGCTGTGGACGCGTGACCTCGACCGCGCGCGCTCGCTGGCATCCCGCATCGAGGCGGGCGCCGTCTTCATCAACGGCATGGTCGCCTCCGACCCTCGCCTGCCCTTCGGCGGCATCAAGGCGTCGGGCTACGGTCGAGAACTTGGCGAATTCGGCCTGCGCGAGTTCGTCAACGTCAAGACGGTGTGGATCGGACCGGCCGCATGA
- a CDS encoding cupin domain-containing protein, whose protein sequence is MTRITSQSHHVFRPDELPQKSRGGGARTIPLVTAARGATTYLNGMTIFEPGAQIAHHSHNVAESVMVIAGDAIVDIDGERTRLATFDTTFVPANIPHHFENASDEAEMRIFWTYGSLDSTRTIVGTGESGRIDAESAPGAAAPVRVVSEIATLEARPGHEEKLEQAVREAVPLFQRAHGARTMRLERSEEHPTRYRLVIAWESVEDHTVRFRESEDFRRWRELIGPHIARTPDVEHVRNVLTGF, encoded by the coding sequence ATGACGCGCATCACATCGCAGTCGCACCACGTCTTCCGGCCTGACGAACTGCCCCAGAAGAGCAGGGGAGGAGGGGCGCGCACGATTCCGCTTGTCACCGCCGCCCGTGGGGCGACAACGTACCTCAACGGCATGACGATCTTCGAGCCGGGTGCGCAGATCGCGCACCACTCGCACAACGTCGCCGAGTCGGTCATGGTGATTGCAGGCGACGCCATCGTCGACATCGACGGCGAGCGGACGCGGCTCGCGACCTTCGACACGACGTTCGTTCCCGCGAACATCCCGCACCACTTCGAGAACGCCTCCGATGAGGCGGAGATGCGCATCTTCTGGACGTACGGCTCTCTCGACTCGACGCGAACGATCGTCGGCACGGGCGAGTCAGGCCGCATCGACGCGGAATCGGCGCCGGGCGCCGCCGCTCCCGTGCGCGTGGTCAGCGAGATCGCGACCCTCGAGGCGCGTCCGGGCCACGAGGAGAAGCTCGAGCAGGCCGTGCGCGAGGCCGTGCCGCTCTTCCAGCGAGCCCACGGCGCTCGTACCATGCGACTCGAGCGATCCGAGGAACACCCGACGCGCTACCGACTCGTCATCGCCTGGGAATCGGTCGAGGACCACACGGTGCGCTTCCGGGAGTCGGAGGACTTTCGCCGCTGGCGCGAGCTCATCGGTCCCCACATCGCGCGTACTCCCGACGTCGAGCACGTGCGCAACGTGCTGACCGGGTTCTGA
- a CDS encoding TetR/AcrR family transcriptional regulator encodes MSTSDRSLSSGRRLDPDRRERIIDACLDVIAERGVAGTSHRRVAAAAGVPLGSMTYHFTGMSELLREAFSRFAVSVAAQFEARMAAASTPEEAKSAVVAIITDDVFATRRDVVLTQELYTIAARDPSFRTLTDDWMRRSRRALERHFDPETARLLDALIEGLSMHRALDTAPHDRSVAVQAVERITR; translated from the coding sequence GTGAGCACTTCCGACCGCTCCCTCTCATCCGGGCGACGACTCGACCCCGACCGGAGGGAGCGCATCATCGACGCGTGCCTCGACGTCATCGCCGAGCGCGGAGTCGCCGGCACCTCGCACCGGCGCGTCGCCGCTGCCGCCGGAGTGCCGCTCGGCTCCATGACCTACCACTTCACGGGAATGAGCGAGCTGCTGCGTGAGGCGTTCTCGCGATTCGCGGTCTCGGTAGCCGCGCAGTTCGAGGCGCGAATGGCAGCGGCGTCGACGCCCGAAGAGGCGAAGTCGGCCGTGGTCGCCATCATCACCGATGACGTCTTCGCGACCCGGCGAGACGTCGTGCTCACGCAAGAGCTCTACACGATAGCGGCGCGGGACCCGTCGTTCCGGACGCTCACCGACGACTGGATGAGGCGCAGTCGCCGCGCACTCGAGCGCCACTTCGATCCGGAGACGGCACGGCTGCTCGACGCGCTCATCGAAGGGCTCTCTATGCATCGCGCCCTCGATACGGCGCCGCACGACCGGTCGGTCGCGGTACAGGCCGTCGAGCGGATCACCCGCTGA
- a CDS encoding MFS transporter codes for MLSSSRARAARVDRRARAAVAALFLANGALFANLLPRYPEIKAALGLENAVYGLAVAAFPLGAIVAGLAAAALMRRFGSARLAVAGTVLTAVGVFVASVAPSLLVFAAALFCAGAMDSITDVAQNAHGLRVQRRYGRSIINSFHAVWSIGAVLGGSMAAGAIALHVPLGVHLGISGLLFSVVSLVALRFCLPGRDVDITPDSASAGAADAAAPSARTSAVGPRTVFILVALVVIAIGGTLVEDAGNSWATLYLSGLGAPAALAATGYIALVGAQFIGRLAGDGLVDRFGQRAVARTGGVIAAVGMGLALAFPTVPGTIAGFAAAGFGVATLVPAAMHEADELPGLRHGTGLTIVSWLMRLGFLLSPPFVGLIADATSLRVGLLVVPVAGVLVILLAGVLQKRSARLEA; via the coding sequence ATGCTTTCGAGTTCCCGAGCGCGTGCGGCGCGCGTCGACCGGCGTGCCCGCGCCGCCGTCGCCGCCCTGTTCCTCGCGAACGGGGCGCTGTTCGCGAACCTTCTGCCGCGGTATCCCGAGATCAAAGCGGCCCTCGGCCTGGAGAACGCCGTGTACGGACTCGCCGTCGCGGCGTTCCCGCTCGGCGCGATCGTCGCCGGTCTCGCGGCCGCCGCGCTCATGCGCCGCTTCGGCTCGGCACGGCTCGCAGTGGCCGGCACGGTCCTCACCGCCGTCGGCGTGTTCGTCGCGAGCGTCGCCCCCTCGCTTCTCGTCTTCGCCGCCGCCCTGTTCTGCGCGGGCGCCATGGATTCGATCACCGACGTCGCGCAGAACGCGCACGGACTGCGCGTGCAGCGCCGCTACGGCCGCTCCATCATCAACTCGTTCCACGCCGTGTGGTCGATCGGTGCTGTTCTCGGCGGCTCCATGGCCGCCGGCGCCATCGCTCTCCATGTTCCTCTCGGCGTCCACCTCGGCATCTCCGGACTCCTGTTCTCGGTCGTCTCTCTCGTGGCCCTGCGCTTCTGCCTGCCCGGCCGAGACGTCGACATCACCCCGGATTCCGCCTCAGCAGGTGCCGCCGACGCGGCCGCACCCTCGGCGCGCACCTCTGCCGTCGGCCCCCGCACCGTGTTCATCCTCGTCGCCCTCGTCGTCATCGCGATCGGCGGCACGCTCGTCGAAGACGCCGGCAACTCGTGGGCGACCCTGTACCTCTCCGGGCTCGGCGCCCCGGCGGCGCTCGCCGCAACCGGCTACATCGCGCTCGTTGGCGCGCAGTTCATCGGCCGTCTCGCCGGCGACGGACTCGTCGACCGGTTCGGCCAGCGCGCCGTCGCCCGCACGGGCGGCGTGATCGCGGCGGTCGGCATGGGACTCGCTCTCGCGTTCCCGACCGTCCCCGGCACGATCGCGGGATTCGCCGCCGCCGGCTTCGGCGTGGCCACGCTCGTGCCCGCGGCGATGCACGAAGCCGACGAACTGCCTGGCCTGCGGCACGGCACCGGTCTGACGATCGTCTCCTGGCTCATGCGCCTCGGCTTCCTGCTGTCGCCGCCCTTCGTCGGCCTCATCGCCGACGCGACGAGCCTGCGCGTCGGACTGCTCGTCGTGCCCGTCGCCGGGGTCCTCGTGATCCTGCTCGCGGGCGTTCTGCAGAAGCGATCTGCCAGACTCGAGGCGTGA
- a CDS encoding nucleoside/nucleotide kinase family protein, translated as MTETIAELAAAVRGICPSGSRVLLGIAGAPGAGKTTLAEALVAELGARAASVPMDGFHLADVSLERLGLLGRKGAPETFDAHGYARLLRTLRERPAHTVFAPGFERDLEQPLAAAIGVDPDVEVIITEGNYLLLDAWAEARAELDAVWFVQQDAAVRRSRLIARHEQFGKSPAAARAWVEAVDEPNARLVEATATRADRVIRLDDERPG; from the coding sequence GTGACCGAGACGATCGCCGAACTCGCGGCCGCCGTGCGCGGCATCTGCCCGTCGGGCTCACGCGTGCTGCTCGGAATCGCGGGCGCTCCAGGCGCGGGGAAGACGACGCTCGCCGAGGCGCTCGTCGCCGAGCTCGGTGCGCGAGCCGCGAGCGTGCCGATGGACGGCTTCCACCTCGCCGACGTCTCCCTCGAGCGGTTGGGGCTCCTCGGCCGCAAGGGGGCGCCCGAGACGTTCGACGCGCACGGCTACGCGCGGCTGCTGCGCACGCTGCGCGAACGGCCCGCGCACACGGTGTTCGCTCCCGGCTTCGAGCGCGATCTCGAGCAGCCGCTCGCCGCGGCGATCGGCGTCGACCCGGACGTCGAGGTCATCATCACCGAGGGAAACTATCTGCTCCTCGACGCGTGGGCGGAGGCGCGCGCCGAGCTCGACGCCGTGTGGTTCGTGCAGCAGGATGCCGCCGTGCGACGCTCCCGGCTCATCGCGCGGCACGAGCAGTTCGGCAAATCGCCCGCTGCGGCGCGAGCCTGGGTCGAGGCCGTGGACGAGCCGAACGCTCGACTCGTCGAGGCAACGGCAACGCGTGCCGATCGCGTGATCCGACTCGACGACGAGCGGCCCGGGTAG
- a CDS encoding VanZ family protein produces MLAFVPFVALSYRRRGGMSLGRSLLWFAALVYAMALWTYTLVPFPQSRDVQCAPTQLVPLQFVADVLREGVSSLGAIIHNAALLQVAFNVLLFLPLGWFARWLAGRGLVVATLCGFAVSLAIELTQVTGLWGLYSCAWRIFDVDDLLANTAGAFLGSLLGMLLWRRRRDRVDAAEPRPITVTRRFLGILCDLAIMWLSVFAVGAARVVIALVDGRPQLALPDSVFSAIAFAIPFIAQLVVVLASGATIGEHIVLLSAQTGRVPAPLVRLLRFGLGIGGYMLLSTFEFPFSGLLLAALVVTTIVMVFTTKNHRGFAAAASDLSIIDARRAPTSEERRRAG; encoded by the coding sequence GTGCTCGCCTTCGTGCCGTTCGTGGCCCTCAGCTACCGCCGCCGCGGCGGGATGAGCTTGGGTCGCAGCCTGCTCTGGTTCGCGGCTCTCGTGTACGCGATGGCGCTGTGGACGTACACGCTCGTGCCGTTCCCTCAGAGCCGCGACGTGCAGTGCGCGCCCACGCAGCTCGTCCCCCTCCAGTTCGTGGCCGACGTGCTGCGCGAAGGGGTGTCCTCGCTCGGCGCGATCATCCACAACGCGGCGCTGCTGCAGGTCGCGTTCAACGTGCTGCTGTTCCTGCCCCTCGGCTGGTTCGCGCGCTGGCTGGCAGGGCGCGGACTCGTCGTCGCGACACTGTGCGGGTTCGCGGTCTCGCTCGCGATCGAGCTCACGCAGGTCACGGGGCTGTGGGGTCTCTACTCGTGCGCGTGGCGCATCTTCGACGTCGACGATCTTCTCGCCAACACGGCCGGCGCGTTCCTCGGCTCTCTGCTCGGGATGCTGCTCTGGCGCCGCCGCCGCGATCGCGTCGATGCCGCCGAGCCGCGCCCCATCACGGTCACGCGCCGCTTCCTCGGCATCCTGTGCGATCTCGCCATCATGTGGCTCTCGGTGTTCGCGGTGGGCGCCGCACGCGTCGTCATCGCTCTCGTCGACGGTCGCCCTCAGCTCGCCCTGCCCGACAGCGTCTTCTCGGCGATCGCCTTCGCGATCCCGTTCATCGCGCAACTCGTCGTCGTGCTCGCGAGCGGCGCGACGATCGGCGAGCACATCGTGCTGCTGAGCGCTCAGACCGGGCGCGTGCCCGCCCCGCTGGTGCGACTGCTCCGCTTCGGGCTCGGGATCGGCGGCTACATGCTCCTGAGCACGTTCGAGTTCCCGTTCAGCGGCCTGCTGCTCGCCGCTCTTGTCGTCACCACGATCGTCATGGTGTTCACGACGAAGAACCACCGCGGCTTCGCGGCGGCGGCATCCGACCTGTCGATCATCGATGCGCGGCGGGCGCCGACGAGCGAAGAACGGCGCCGCGCCGGCTGA
- a CDS encoding SDR family oxidoreductase → MTRTFVVTGSASGIGAATADLLRDRGFRVIGVDLRDADVMADLSTPDGRESAVAQVIELADGRIDAVIAAAGISAPKPLTVAVNYFGVVALLDGLRPTLAASPSPRAAVVSSMASLQPNSAELVEAALAGDEKRALQIGQALADAGPQTGYLNYPSSKRALSRWVRREAITADWAGAGIPLNAVAPGTVLSPMTRELLATPEGRAMVDANVPMPLNGHSESIVIARLLAWLTSEENTHVTGQTIYIDGGADASLRGDDIWSHVGAA, encoded by the coding sequence ATGACACGCACCTTTGTGGTCACCGGCTCGGCATCGGGCATCGGAGCGGCAACGGCCGATCTGCTGCGCGATCGCGGCTTCCGCGTCATCGGCGTTGACCTTCGCGACGCCGATGTCATGGCCGACCTGTCCACGCCCGACGGCCGCGAAAGCGCCGTCGCGCAGGTGATCGAACTCGCCGACGGCCGCATCGACGCCGTCATCGCGGCGGCCGGCATCTCGGCTCCGAAGCCGCTCACCGTCGCCGTCAACTATTTCGGCGTCGTCGCCCTGCTCGACGGGCTTCGCCCCACGCTCGCCGCGTCGCCGTCGCCGCGCGCCGCCGTCGTGAGCTCCATGGCGTCGCTGCAGCCGAACTCGGCAGAGCTCGTCGAGGCTGCACTCGCCGGCGACGAGAAACGTGCGCTGCAGATCGGGCAGGCTCTCGCCGACGCGGGGCCGCAGACCGGGTACCTCAACTATCCGTCGAGCAAGCGCGCGCTCTCCCGCTGGGTGCGCCGCGAGGCCATCACCGCCGACTGGGCGGGCGCCGGCATCCCGCTCAACGCGGTCGCACCCGGCACCGTGCTCAGTCCCATGACGCGGGAGCTCCTCGCGACGCCCGAGGGCCGGGCGATGGTCGACGCGAACGTTCCCATGCCGCTCAACGGCCACTCGGAGTCGATCGTCATCGCCCGTCTGCTCGCGTGGCTCACGAGTGAAGAGAACACGCACGTGACGGGTCAGACGATCTACATCGACGGCGGCGCCGACGCGTCGCTGCGAGGCGACGACATCTGGTCGCACGTCGGCGCAGCCTGA
- a CDS encoding MarR family winged helix-turn-helix transcriptional regulator: MTEADGLQYRSDIVASLTHVIGTWTTSDFIAAVARSSGVELDTPSIVTITLIARGGPQRPSALAHALVTGASNMSKIIARLESAAFVERRTDPDDARASLVHLTDRGADVARSLTRAGDTLIEALLVGWSAADRNEFARLLSKFDASSSAYARRSNAHPDAARES; this comes from the coding sequence ATGACGGAGGCGGACGGCTTGCAGTACCGGTCCGACATCGTCGCGTCGCTGACGCACGTGATCGGCACGTGGACCACGTCGGACTTCATCGCGGCCGTCGCCCGCAGCTCCGGAGTCGAACTCGATACTCCGTCGATCGTGACGATAACCCTCATCGCGCGCGGCGGTCCGCAGCGCCCCTCCGCCCTCGCGCACGCGCTCGTCACGGGCGCGTCGAACATGTCGAAGATCATCGCGCGCTTGGAGAGCGCCGCGTTCGTCGAGCGCCGCACCGACCCGGACGATGCGCGAGCAAGCCTCGTTCACCTCACGGATCGTGGAGCGGACGTCGCCCGATCGCTCACGCGCGCCGGCGACACGCTCATCGAGGCCCTGCTCGTCGGCTGGTCCGCCGCCGACCGGAACGAGTTCGCGCGGCTCCTGTCGAAGTTCGACGCCTCGAGCAGCGCCTATGCACGGCGTTCGAACGCCCACCCGGATGCCGCTCGCGAGAGCTGA
- a CDS encoding heavy-metal-associated domain-containing protein, translated as MSFIDLGLTDKNAGGGCCGGGACMCGHGSASPEVSVGAVTTTIGVAGMTCGHCEKAVTEELSALGGVTGVSVELAPGETSTVTIVSDEPLETAAVRAAVEDAGYAMA; from the coding sequence ATGAGTTTCATCGACCTCGGACTGACGGACAAGAACGCCGGCGGCGGATGCTGCGGCGGAGGCGCGTGCATGTGCGGGCACGGCTCCGCATCGCCGGAGGTCTCGGTCGGGGCGGTGACGACGACGATCGGCGTCGCGGGCATGACGTGCGGTCACTGCGAGAAGGCCGTGACCGAGGAGCTGTCCGCGCTCGGCGGCGTCACGGGAGTCAGCGTGGAGCTCGCGCCGGGCGAGACCTCGACAGTGACGATCGTGAGCGACGAGCCGCTTGAGACCGCGGCCGTGCGGGCAGCGGTCGAAGACGCCGGCTACGCCATGGCGTAA
- a CDS encoding metal-sensitive transcriptional regulator — protein sequence MQHGYVDDKDALLKRLRRAEGQVRGIQKMVENDTYCIDILTQVSAATKALETVALQLLDDHLNHCVAQATREGGPVADEKLKEASAAIARLVR from the coding sequence ATGCAACACGGCTACGTCGATGACAAGGACGCCCTGCTCAAGCGACTGCGTCGCGCAGAGGGCCAGGTTCGCGGCATCCAGAAGATGGTCGAGAACGACACGTACTGCATCGATATTCTCACCCAGGTGTCGGCGGCGACAAAGGCGCTCGAGACTGTCGCCCTGCAGCTTCTCGACGACCACTTGAACCACTGCGTCGCGCAGGCGACCCGCGAGGGCGGCCCCGTCGCGGACGAGAAGCTCAAGGAAGCCTCCGCCGCGATCGCCCGCCTCGTCCGCTGA